A genomic stretch from Colwellia sp. Arc7-635 includes:
- a CDS encoding haloacid dehalogenase type II, protein MSVLQSLKTLTLSLFVSASLFSGIAMADEAPSKPKVLIFDVNETLLDLTSMRTSIGQALGGREDLLPLWFSTMLHHSLVSTVMNDYHDFGQIGVASLLMVAQNNNIDLTSEQAKTAIVTPLLTLPPHSDVKAGLAKLKAQGYKLVSLTNSSNKGVKAQFESAGLTSYFDERYSIEDIKIYKPDLRAYEWVLKKLNVKPNEAMMVAAHGWDVAGAKEAGLQTTFIARPGKALYPLAKKPDHVVKDLAELVTLLK, encoded by the coding sequence ATGTCAGTTTTACAATCACTCAAAACACTTACGCTTTCACTTTTTGTTAGTGCGAGCCTTTTCTCTGGAATTGCCATGGCTGATGAAGCACCAAGCAAACCGAAAGTACTTATTTTTGATGTTAACGAAACCTTACTTGATTTAACGTCAATGCGAACGTCTATTGGTCAAGCCCTAGGTGGCCGCGAAGACTTATTGCCACTTTGGTTTTCTACCATGTTGCATCACTCGCTTGTTTCTACCGTAATGAATGACTATCACGACTTTGGTCAAATAGGTGTTGCGTCATTATTAATGGTGGCACAAAACAACAATATTGATCTTACCAGTGAGCAAGCTAAAACTGCGATTGTAACGCCACTATTAACTTTGCCGCCGCATAGCGATGTAAAAGCAGGCTTGGCCAAACTGAAAGCGCAAGGTTACAAGCTAGTTAGTTTAACGAATTCTTCAAATAAAGGCGTTAAAGCACAGTTTGAAAGTGCGGGTTTAACGTCATACTTTGATGAGCGTTACAGTATTGAAGATATCAAAATTTATAAGCCTGATTTACGTGCTTACGAATGGGTACTTAAAAAGCTCAACGTTAAACCGAATGAAGCTATGATGGTTGCAGCCCATGGTTGGGATGTAGCTGGTGCAAAAGAAGCTGGCTTGCAAACCACTTTTATTGCTCGCCCGGGTAAAGCGCTTTATCCGTTAGCTAAAAAGCCTGATCACGTAGTGAAAGACTTAGCTGAATTGGTGACGTTACTTAAATAA